One segment of Xanthomonas oryzae pv. oryzae DNA contains the following:
- the thrA gene encoding bifunctional aspartate kinase/homoserine dehydrogenase I, with product MSLPAVSFEPAAVVASSARTVVHKFGGTSVADADRYRHVAQLLLARDETVQVTVVSAMKGVTDALIELAELAAKDRPEWRDRWHETRARHRGAAVALLGEHSGPTVEWLDERFEHLSQILGALAVIGELPREVLDRVQGLGEVYSAQLLGDHFRAIGEDCAVLDARDVLVVNRGELGVDVDWEVSAQQLATWRQAHPQTRVVVTGFVARDRADRITTLGRNGSDYSGAIFAALFDADELHIWTDVDGVLSADPRVVPEAVQLETLSYDEACELAYFGAKVVHPQTMSPAIERGLPIIIRNTFQPEHPGTRITASSAVRGPIKGLTLSPDLAVLNLEGTGLIGVPGTAERVFASLRTAQVSVVMISQGSSEHSICCVVKQHESERARNALLQAFAHELTVGQVQRVQLTTGISVLAAVGDGMAGQPGVAARLFESLGRAHVNILAIAQGSSERNISVAIDAAHATKALRAAHAGFWLSPQTFSVGVIGPGNVGAALLDQLRVAQPQLLGKANLDLRLRAVVSRGRMLLDERGLVGDWRDAFASAATPTDLERFTTHLLSAHLPHTVIIDCSGSAEVADRYAGWLAAGIHVVTPNKQAGSGPLARYEAIRAAADASGARFRYEATVGAGLPVITTLRDLVDTGDTVTSIEGIFSGTLAWLFNKYDGSVPFAELVTQARSMGYTEPDPRDDLSGVDVARKLVILAREAGRAISLEDVQVESLVPAALRQSSVEDFMARLPEVDAAFAQRLANARVRGNVLRYVAQLPPDRAPSVGLVELPADHAFANLRLTDNVVQFTTRRYCQNPLVVQGPGAGPEVTAAGVFADLLRVAAGEGARL from the coding sequence ATGTCATTGCCTGCTGTTTCGTTCGAACCCGCCGCTGTTGTTGCGTCCTCTGCGCGCACTGTCGTCCACAAATTTGGCGGCACCTCGGTGGCCGATGCCGACCGCTATCGGCATGTGGCGCAGCTGCTGCTTGCGCGCGACGAGACGGTGCAAGTCACCGTGGTCTCGGCAATGAAGGGCGTCACCGATGCCTTGATCGAGCTGGCCGAACTGGCCGCAAAGGATCGTCCCGAGTGGCGCGATCGCTGGCACGAAACGCGTGCGCGCCATCGCGGTGCCGCGGTGGCCCTGCTGGGTGAGCATTCCGGGCCGACCGTTGAGTGGCTGGACGAACGCTTCGAACACCTGTCGCAGATCCTCGGCGCATTGGCGGTGATCGGCGAATTGCCGCGCGAGGTGCTCGACCGCGTGCAGGGCCTGGGCGAGGTGTATTCGGCGCAGTTGCTGGGCGATCACTTTCGCGCGATCGGCGAAGACTGCGCGGTGCTGGACGCACGCGATGTGCTGGTGGTCAATCGCGGCGAACTCGGTGTGGATGTGGACTGGGAAGTGAGCGCGCAGCAGCTTGCCACGTGGCGGCAGGCGCATCCGCAAACGCGCGTGGTGGTGACCGGATTCGTGGCGCGCGATCGCGCCGATCGCATCACCACACTGGGACGCAACGGCAGCGATTACTCCGGTGCGATTTTCGCTGCATTGTTCGATGCCGACGAACTGCATATCTGGACCGATGTGGACGGCGTGCTGTCGGCCGATCCGCGCGTGGTGCCCGAAGCGGTGCAACTGGAAACGCTGAGCTACGACGAGGCCTGTGAGCTGGCGTATTTCGGTGCGAAGGTAGTGCATCCGCAAACGATGTCGCCGGCGATCGAACGCGGCCTGCCGATCATCATCCGTAACACCTTCCAGCCCGAGCATCCCGGCACGCGCATCACTGCCAGCAGTGCGGTCAGGGGGCCGATCAAGGGGCTGACGTTGAGCCCGGATCTGGCGGTGCTGAATCTGGAAGGCACCGGTCTGATCGGTGTGCCGGGCACGGCCGAGCGCGTCTTCGCATCGCTGCGCACCGCGCAGGTGTCGGTGGTGATGATCTCGCAGGGTTCGTCGGAACATTCGATCTGTTGCGTGGTCAAGCAGCACGAATCCGAGCGTGCACGCAATGCGTTGTTGCAGGCGTTCGCGCATGAACTCACGGTCGGCCAGGTGCAGCGCGTGCAGCTGACTACCGGCATCAGCGTGCTGGCGGCGGTGGGCGATGGCATGGCCGGACAGCCGGGTGTGGCGGCACGGCTGTTCGAATCGTTGGGGCGCGCGCACGTCAATATCCTGGCGATTGCGCAGGGCTCGTCCGAACGCAACATTTCGGTGGCCATCGATGCGGCGCATGCCACCAAGGCCTTGCGCGCGGCGCATGCCGGTTTCTGGTTGTCGCCGCAGACCTTCTCTGTCGGCGTAATCGGGCCGGGCAATGTGGGCGCGGCGTTGCTGGATCAACTACGCGTCGCGCAACCGCAGTTGCTGGGCAAGGCCAATCTGGATCTGCGCCTGCGTGCGGTGGTGTCACGCGGACGCATGCTGCTGGACGAGCGCGGCCTGGTCGGCGACTGGCGCGATGCGTTTGCATCGGCCGCCACGCCCACCGATCTGGAACGCTTCACCACGCATTTGCTGTCCGCACATCTGCCGCACACGGTGATCATCGATTGCAGCGGCAGCGCCGAAGTCGCGGACCGTTATGCAGGCTGGTTGGCTGCCGGCATCCATGTGGTGACGCCGAATAAACAGGCGGGTTCCGGCCCGCTCGCGCGTTATGAGGCAATCCGCGCAGCGGCCGATGCCAGCGGTGCGCGCTTCCGTTACGAAGCCACCGTGGGCGCCGGCTTGCCGGTGATCACCACGCTGCGCGATCTGGTCGATACCGGCGATACAGTCACCTCCATTGAAGGCATTTTCTCCGGCACGTTGGCCTGGTTGTTCAACAAATACGACGGCAGCGTGCCGTTCGCCGAACTGGTGACGCAGGCGCGCAGCATGGGCTATACCGAACCGGACCCGCGCGACGATCTGTCCGGCGTGGATGTGGCACGCAAGCTGGTGATCCTGGCGCGCGAAGCAGGGCGCGCCATCAGCCTGGAAGACGTCCAGGTGGAAAGCCTGGTGCCAGCGGCATTGCGCCAGTCCAGCGTGGAGGATTTCATGGCGCGTCTGCCGGAAGTGGATGCTGCCTTTGCGCAGCGTCTGGCCAACGCGCGCGTGCGCGGCAACGTGCTGCGCTACGTGGCGCAGTTGCCGCCGGACCGCGCGCCCAGCGTGGGCCTGGTCGAGCTGCCGGCCGATCATGCATTCGCCAACTTGCGTCTGACCGACAACGTCGTTCAATTCACCACGCGCCGCTATTGCCAGAACCCGCTGGTGGTGCAGGGTCCGGGTGCGGGGCCGGAAGTGACCGCAGCAGGCGTGTTCGCCGATCTGCTGCGCGTGGCGGCAGGCGAGGGTGCGCGGCTATGA
- a CDS encoding homoserine kinase has product MSGTGLSSPRAGAGHSAPREARAFAPASVANVAVGFDLLGYALDGVGDTVTVRRIDAPQVRIAAIRGTAVELPLEAERNTAGAALVALRSALALPFGFELEIDKGIALSSGMGGSAASCVAALVAANALLEAPLSRDQLYLNALDGEAVASGSRHGDNLGPMLLGGLVLSTLERMVPVPVPAAWHSLVVHPDAVLETRRARAALAGNYRLDEFVAQSANLALVLAGCHAGDESLVRAGLRDVLIEPRRAGLILGFGAAKAAALAAGAMGAGISGAGPSVFAWFATRAAAEAAAAAVRATFTDVGFGSQSWVSALNCPGARLL; this is encoded by the coding sequence ATGAGCGGTACAGGTCTGTCGTCGCCGCGCGCAGGTGCGGGGCATTCCGCGCCGCGCGAGGCACGCGCGTTCGCTCCGGCCTCGGTGGCCAACGTGGCGGTCGGGTTCGATCTGCTCGGTTATGCATTGGACGGCGTCGGCGATACGGTGACCGTGCGCCGTATTGATGCGCCGCAAGTACGCATTGCCGCGATCCGTGGTACCGCCGTCGAGCTTCCGCTGGAGGCCGAACGCAACACCGCGGGCGCGGCATTGGTCGCGCTGCGTAGCGCGTTGGCATTGCCGTTTGGCTTCGAGCTGGAGATCGACAAGGGGATCGCGCTCAGTTCCGGCATGGGCGGGTCGGCGGCGTCGTGCGTGGCGGCGCTGGTAGCAGCCAATGCGCTGTTGGAGGCCCCGTTGTCCCGCGACCAGCTCTATCTGAACGCGCTCGACGGCGAGGCGGTAGCCAGTGGCAGTCGCCATGGCGATAACCTGGGTCCGATGTTGTTGGGCGGCTTGGTGCTGTCCACGTTGGAGCGGATGGTGCCGGTGCCGGTGCCCGCGGCTTGGCATAGCTTGGTCGTGCATCCGGATGCGGTGCTGGAAACGCGCCGCGCGCGTGCAGCGCTGGCCGGCAACTATCGGCTCGATGAATTCGTGGCACAGAGCGCCAATCTTGCCTTGGTGTTGGCGGGCTGCCATGCCGGGGACGAATCGCTGGTTCGCGCAGGCTTGCGCGATGTGCTGATCGAGCCGCGGCGTGCGGGGTTGATTCTTGGCTTCGGCGCGGCCAAGGCCGCGGCGTTGGCCGCGGGGGCGATGGGTGCGGGCATTTCCGGAGCTGGCCCCAGCGTGTTTGCCTGGTTCGCCACCCGCGCGGCAGCCGAGGCGGCTGCGGCGGCGGTGCGGGCGACATTCACCGACGTTGGGTTCGGCAGCCAGAGTTGGGTGTCTGCGCTGAACTGCCCTGGCGCCAGGCTGCTGTAG
- a CDS encoding IS630 family transposase, with protein MEATDMRSLSRDARHERRVQVIRLRKAGQTYDEIAAQTGLSRTGVFDICKRHDVAGAKALRDAPSGRRSGDGRLLDAAQEALVRKLITDKTPDQLKMPYALWTRAAVSQLIEQRFGIRLPVRTMGLYLARWGFTPQKPMKKAYEQSPAAVRKWLDEDYPVIAARAKAEGAEIHWGDESGLRSDDVRGRGFAPKGQTPVIRVNSKRHGLSVISTVTNKGQMRWRIFDGALNTNILIDFLRRLIKGASKKLFLILDNLRVHHAKPVKAWLAEHADAIEVFYLPSYSPELNPDEMANADIKQAVTTLAPARTKLQLVKATARHLRSVQRQPERIRKYFEHGPVRYAA; from the coding sequence ATGGAAGCAACCGACATGAGATCGTTGTCGCGCGACGCGCGGCACGAAAGGCGCGTGCAGGTCATTCGACTGCGCAAGGCGGGCCAGACCTACGACGAGATCGCGGCGCAGACTGGGTTGAGCCGCACGGGTGTGTTCGACATCTGCAAGCGTCACGATGTGGCAGGGGCCAAGGCTTTGCGCGACGCGCCCAGCGGGCGTCGCAGCGGCGACGGCCGGCTGCTCGACGCGGCGCAGGAAGCTTTGGTGCGCAAGCTCATTACCGACAAGACGCCTGACCAGTTGAAGATGCCCTACGCGCTGTGGACGCGCGCGGCGGTGTCGCAGCTCATCGAGCAGCGCTTTGGCATTCGCCTGCCGGTGCGCACGATGGGGCTGTACCTGGCGCGCTGGGGCTTCACGCCGCAAAAGCCGATGAAGAAGGCCTACGAGCAATCACCCGCCGCAGTCCGGAAGTGGCTCGACGAGGACTACCCGGTCATTGCCGCTCGTGCCAAGGCCGAGGGCGCCGAGATTCACTGGGGCGACGAGAGCGGCCTGCGCAGCGACGACGTGCGCGGGCGCGGCTTCGCCCCGAAAGGCCAGACGCCTGTGATCCGGGTCAACAGCAAGCGCCACGGCCTGTCGGTGATCTCCACCGTGACCAACAAGGGCCAGATGCGCTGGCGCATCTTCGACGGCGCGCTCAATACGAACATCCTGATCGACTTCCTGCGCCGGCTGATCAAGGGGGCGAGCAAGAAGCTGTTCCTGATCCTGGACAACCTGCGGGTACACCACGCCAAGCCCGTCAAGGCGTGGCTGGCCGAGCACGCCGATGCGATCGAGGTGTTCTACCTGCCCAGCTACAGCCCCGAACTCAACCCCGACGAAATGGCCAACGCCGACATCAAGCAAGCCGTCACGACGCTGGCGCCAGCGCGCACAAAGCTGCAACTGGTCAAGGCCACCGCACGCCACCTTCGCAGCGTGCAGCGCCAGCCTGAGCGGATTCGCAAATACTTCGAGCATGGGCCGGTTCGCTATGCGGCTTGA